Proteins encoded together in one Apteryx mantelli isolate bAptMan1 unplaced genomic scaffold, bAptMan1.hap1 HAP1_SCAFFOLD_20, whole genome shotgun sequence window:
- the LOC136996063 gene encoding olfactory receptor 14J1-like, with protein EFLLLAFTDTRELQLLHFLLFLGIYLAALLGNGLIITAIACDHRLHTPMYFFLLNLSLLDLGTISTTVPKSMANSLWDTRAISYSGCATQVFLVFFLFAGECSLLTVMAYDRFVAICRPLHYGTIMGTRACVIMAAAVWASGFLYAVVHTGNTFSIPLCQGNAVEQFFCEVPQILKLSCSNSYLREIGLLVVSACLFFGCFIFIVLSYVRIFTAVLRIPSEQGRHKAFSTCLPHLAVVSLFISTSFFAYLKPPSLSSPTMNLVVAVLYAVVPPTVNPLIYSMRNKELKDALKKLIQWI; from the coding sequence gagttcctcctcctggcattcacggacacacgggagctgcagctcttgcacttcttgctcttcctgggcatctacctggctgccctcctgggcaatggcctcatcatcacagccatagcctgtgaccaccgcctccacacccccatgtacttctttctcctcaacctctccctcctcgaccttggcaccatctccaccactgtccccaaatccatggccaattccctgtgggacaccagggccatttcgtACTCAGGATGTGCCACCCAGGTCTtcttggttttcttcttgtttgcaggagagtgttctcttctcactgtcatggcctatgaccgctttgttgctatctgtagacccctgcactatgggaccatcatgggcacaaGAGCTTGTGTcataatggcagcagctgtctgggccagtggttttctctatgctgtggtgcacactgggaacacattttcaatacctctctgccaaggcaacgctgtggagcaattcttctgcgaagttccccagatcctcaagctctcctgctcaaactcctacctcagggaaattgggcttcttgttgttagtgcctgtttattctttgggtgtttcatcttcattgtgctgtcctatgtgcggatcttcactgctgtgctgaggatcccctctgagcagggccggcacaaagccttttccacatgcctccctcacctggccgtggtctccctgttcatcagcacctcattttttgcctacctgaagcccccctccctctcctccccaacaatgaatctggtggtggctgttctgtacgcggtggtgcctccaaccgtgaaccctctcatctatagcatgaggaacaaggagctcaaagatgcactgaaaaaATTGATCCAATGGATATaa